Genomic DNA from Streptomyces venezuelae:
GTCGCCGACATCCTCGACGAAGCCGCCGACGACGACGGCGACACCACGGAAGGACGGTTCCCGTGACGGAACGACTCGCTTCCAGTGCCGCAGTGGCCGAGGCCGTCCAGGAGGCCGTCCTCGGCACGCGGGGCGTCGCCTTCCTCCGTCCCGGCCTCGCCGACCTCCTCCGCGCCGCCGCCCCGCGGGGACGCGGCGCCACCGTGTCCCCGCGCTCCTCGGCGGTCCGCGTGGGCCGCGACAAGGGAGGCGCGGGCTGGCACGCGGAGGTCTACGTCGTCCTGCGGCGAGGCCATCGGACCCTCGACGTCACCCGCGAGCTGCGTGCCGCGGTGACGGAGGCGGTGGACCGGCTGACCGGCGAGCTGTCGCGGGTCTCGGTGACGGTGACGGGACGCGTGTGAGGCGGCGCCTGCCGCCTAGGCGAAGGTGACGTCCCCCGTCGCGTCGGCCAGCGTCTTCGTCTGCGCCGTACGCGAGTCCACCGACGTCATGGCCACGGTGACCGAGGCCTCGGTGCCCTTCTCGACCCCGCCGATGAAGGTGTGCCGCCAGGGGTGGGCCGTGGCGGTGCCGTCGCAGGTGCCTTCCAGGATCTGCTCCCTGGAGGTGCTCGACGTCGCCTTCTTCGGGACGGGCAGCTCGGGGAGGCCGAGCCACTGGTAGAGGCCGGACACCGCCTGCTTCTCGTCCGCGTTCAGCTCGCGTTTGTGCTGCGTCCGCAGCGTGACCCTGAGCCGTACGGGCCCTCGGACGCCCTCGCACGTGTACGTGCCGGTGACGACTGCTCGGGTGCCGTCCGGGGTGAGCCGTGCCGTGGGCTCCAGGGTGACCTCGTGCCGGTCGGCGGCGTTCGCCGCGCCGGGCAGCAGGGCCGTCGCCGCGGCCACCGCTGTCACGAGGACTGTCTTCACGTATCGCTGCACCGTAGGGACCGGCCCTTCCGGGAGGGAGTGGGGTACGGCCTCATGGAACCCCGTGCCCGCCGGTCCGCCCGGTAGCCACACGGGTGCGTGCCGTGCCCCTGGGGGCGTGGTTCACGCGGCCAGCGGTACGCGGGCGACGATGCACTTCCCGCCCTCGGGAAGGCGTGTCACGGACACGTCGTCGGCGAGCTGGCACACCGATGGCCAGCCGTGTCCGCCGCTCATGAGGAGGCTCGTGCGCGGGCGGGACCGTGGGACCACGTCGCTGCCGTCCTCGACGGCGATCTCGATGAAGCCCGGCCGTACCCGGCATTCGAATCCGCGCAGGCCGCCTCCGTGCCTGAGCGCGTTGGTGACCAGTTCGGAGGTCACCAGAACCGCGTCGTCGACAGCCATTTCACTGGCGTCGTTGTGCCCCTGGCGCAGTAGCGCGCGTACGACGTCCCGGGCGGCGGCCGGGGTTCGGGGGCGGGTGAGGACGCAGGTTTCCTGCGTGCTGTCGGTTGTCACAGCGCATCACTCCCACCGATGGTGTGGGGACTGTTCACTCTTCGGTTGCCCGAGGAGTCCACCGCCACACACGTGGTCCGGGCGGTTCGCCCGGTCGGCGCCCCGAGGGCGCCGCCGGGCGAGTGATGCCGGTCGGCTGGATCAGCCGTTGTGGGCGCCGTTGCCGGCCAGGAGCGAGAGGTCGTCCAGGACGTGCGACAGCGGCTCGTCGCCCTTGGCCTGGGTCGAGTTCTCGGTGCACTGCTGGTTCTGCGGCGCCGAGAGGATCGGGATGTCCTGGATACCGACGTTGACCAGGGCCACGATGTTCTGGATGTTGGCCTTGGCCGGGAGGCCGATGCAGGGCTTGTTGAGCGAACCCTGGATGAGCGCCATCTGGGGGCTCATGTTGCCGTACGTCGCGGAGTTGCCGAACGACTGCATGGCGTTGTTGCCGCTCATGGTCTCGGTGCTGCTGTCGTCGCCGATGGCGAGAGCCGTGGGCGCTGCCGCCGCCGACATGCCGACGACGGAAGCCGTGACCGCAGCTGCAGCCATAACCTTCTTGATCACAGGTGTTCCTCTCTGAGTTAGCCCCGTCCTCGGAGCGCCCTGAGCAACTACCGGGGACGGGATGAGTTGCTGGAATTCACTCCTATGGCCCAATACGCGGCCCCGCGGCGGTGAGAAACAGTGATCTGTGAATAATCAGACGATTATTTCGGTGCGGGCTTTTCCCGGGTGGATCCGTCGTCATGGGGGCCACTGATCGATCCGATGGAGTGAATGCGCGGAACCAAACGCGGGGCGGGGAGTTGAACAGGCCGCAGTAACGTGAGCGTCTGCCCCAGAAAAGGAACCCAAATGCTTAAGAAGGCTATGGCGACGGCAGCAGCCGCCGTCGCCGTTTCCGCTGGTATCGCCGCCCCCGCGATGGCCATCGGCAACGACAGCGGCACGGAGTCGATGAGCGGCAACGGCGCCAGCCAGTCGTTCGGCAACTCGGCGACCAAGGGCGACATGAGCCCGCAGCTGTCCCTGGTCCAGGGCTCGCTGAACAAGCCCTGCATCGGCCTCCCGGCCAAGCTCAACATCCAGAACATCGTGGCCCTGGTCAACGTCGGCGTCCAGGACATCCCGATCCTCTCGGCGCCGCAGAACCAGCAGTGCACCGAGAACTCGACCCAGGCCAAGGGCGACGAGCCGCTGTCGCACCTCCTGGACGACCTCTCGCTCCTGGCCGGCAACGGCGAGCACAACGGCTGATCTGCCGCACCGCAGTAATTGCTCGGGCCGCCCGAATTCCTTCCTCCTCGGGTGGCCCGAGCTTTTTCATGCCTTGTCATCGCATTCGAGTGAACTTCCGAAAATTGTCAACTCCGCGGTTCCCTATGCTTCTTCCGCTCGTTGACCAGGACTCAGGTCGCCGTTCAGGCGTGACCCGAAAGAAGGGAAAAGCTGTGAAGCTCAAGAAGAGCGCAACGATCATTGCCGGCGCCGTCATGGCTCTGAGCATGGGCGCCCCGGCGTTCGCCGACGCCGGTGCGGAGGGCGCGGCCGTGGGCTCCCCGGGCGTCATCTCCGGCAACAACATCCAGGTGCCGGTCCACGTTCCCGTCAACGTGTGCGGCAACACCGTCGACATCATCGCGCTCCTGAACCCGGCGTTCGGCAACCAGTGCGTGAACGACTGACGTAGGCGCCCAGCTGTTCCCGCTGTGCCTCAGCCGGCCCCGGCAGCCCTTTCGGTGCCGGGGCCGGCTTCACCCTCCGACAGAGAAAGACCAATAGATTGCGACAGGCCCTCAGCAAAGGAATGCTCTCCGCCGCGGCCGCCACGAGCATCCTGTCCCTGTCCGGTGCCTCCGCGTTCGCCGCCGGTGGGGCGAACGGACAGGCGTCAGGTTCGCCAGGCTTCTTGTCGGGCAACAACGTGCAGGCGCCGGTGGAGGTGCCGGTGAATGTCTGCGGCAACAGCGTGAACGGCGCGGGGGCCGGCAATCCGGCCTTCGGGAACTCGTGCGGCTCCTCTTCCCACGCGCACGGTCACACGCACTCCGGGCCGGGGGCGTCGCGTTCGGTGCCGAGCGCCCCGAAGGCGGCCTCGCACACCACCGACGGCTCCGCCCGCCCGACGGGCTCCACCGGTTCCTCCGCCGTCGGCGACGCGGCCCGCTCGCCCGGCGTGCTGGCGGGCAACAACGCGAAGGCACCCGCCGACGTGCCGGTGAACGCCTGCGGCAACACCGCCGACGTGGTGGCCGGCCTCTCTCCCGCCATGGGCAACGGCTGCAACGCCGAGGCCGGTGCCGGTACCTCGTCGCACCACCACGGCCAGCACCACCCGGGCCGGCACCAGGACCCCCACCGGCAGCCGCCGTCCGGCGTCGTCCCCCCGGCGGGGCACACCCCGCAGGGCCCCGGCACGCACCCCCGGGCGATGCCCCCGGGCCACCCCGGCGCCAACGGGCACTCCGAGGCGTCCTCGTTCACCGCGCCGGGCCACGCGCCGCACGGCGACCGGGCGGCGCGACCGGTCCACGCCGCTTCGGCACACGCCGCTCCGGCCCCCGGCGACATGCTCGCGGCGACGGGCGTGGACGGCACACTGCTCGGCGCGGCGGGAACCAGCGTGGCCCTGCTGCTCGGCGGCGCGATTCTGTACCGGCGCGGAATGCCGGCGCCTGGGCGCTGAACGGAATAGCGGGGGCGGGAACGGCAATACGCCGGCAGGGAAGCAGACGGAATTGCTTCCCTGCCGGCGCAAGGGAGGTAGAGACCTGCCTCTTTGAATGTCGCTCACCCACGGCATAGAAGCCGACGGCTGGCGGAAAGCGACCGGGCCTGTCCCATGAAGCGCATCAAGTGCATCACCGCACGGCCCGCGCGGGAAGAGCCATTCACCCATTCGCCCGCGGTGTCACTCATAAGAGAGCCGTTTTGGTGGCTCGGCTTCGGTGGAGCGATCACGGACACGGAAGCCGAGCCCGGTGGCGTCGGCGCGTCACCTGAACCGAGGCTAGAGGCAACGGAGTTGGGCACCGGGTCGCCACGCCCCCGCGCGTCCCGGTGCCACCCGTTCAGCGTGCGCCCGCCACCGTCCGGCGCGCGTGCTCCTCGTACGACCGGACCGGCCGGGGTGTCCGGCGTCCGCGCCCTACGTGCCGTTCGACGCCCCGCACCAGGCGGTCGGCGGTGAACGCGGCCCCGTACACGAAGCGCATGGCGGGCCCGAAGCTCGACGCGGTCGTCAGGCCCGCGAGGAAGAGGCCGGGCCGCGAGGTCTCGAAGCGGTCGCTGACGTAGGGCGTGCCGTCGGAGAGGGAGCGCAGCCCGCCGCGGAGCTCCGGCGGCAGGACGCCGATGCGGTCGGTCGTGGCGCGGAAACCGGTGGCGGCGATGACGTGGTCCGTCGCGAAGCTCAGGCCTCCGCCGCCCGCGGCGACGGTGTTCACCCGGACGCGGCCTCCGACGGCGTCGGCCGACGCGATCCGGTGGCCGACCCGCACCTCGACCCGCGGTTCGACGCGGTCCCTGACCCACCACGCCCCCGCCGGGCCCAGCGCGTCGGCGGCGACGCGGGCGCGGGTCCGCTCGGGGAGGAGCCGGAAGGCGCCGGGGGTGTCGGCGTAGAACTTGTTGCGCCAGCCGCAGCCGAGGCCGGTGTGCGGGGCGCGCAGCGACTCCCACCACGGCCGCTGCCAGGCGGGCGGCACGGTGTTCCAGCGCACGCGCGGGGACCGGGCGAGGATCCGCACCCGGGTGCCCTGTTCGGCCAGGAGCGCGGCGGTCTCCAGGGCCGCCTGCCCGGCGCCGAGCACCGTCACGTCCCGGCCGCGGAAGTGCGCCAGGTCGGCGTGGTGGCTGCTGTGCGAGACGTGCTCGGTGCCCAGCCCGCGGACGGCGCGGGGGATCTCGGTGAAGGGCAGCACGCCCACGGCCAGGGCCACCGCACGCGCGTGGTGGGTCTCCCCGTCCTCGGTCCGTGCCTCGTAGCCGTCGGGGGCGGCCCGGACGGAGGCGATGAGGCGTTCGTCGACGGGTGGGGACGCCTGCTCGGCGAACCAGAGGCCGTAGGACGCGAAGTGCTCGATGGGCAGGGGCCTGCCGTGCTCGGCGGGCAGGTTCTCGCGGGCGCAGTACGCGGCCAGGCCGAAGCGGCCCGCGGGGTCGGACAGGTCGGACGCCCACGGCTCCGACTTCAGGAACATGCCGCGCGGCATGTGGTCCCGCCAGGACGCCATGGGCCTGCCGAAGATCCGTACGTCCAGGCCGGCCGCCGCGGCGTGTGAGGCGACCGAGAGGCCGTAGGGGCCCGCTCCGACGATCAGCAGGTCATGCATCGGTGACTGCTCGCTCTCTGGTGGGCGTGCCGGGGAGTACGGCGGGCGCGTGCTCCCGCGCCCTGATCGACAGGGACGTCAGGATCCGGTGGGTCCGGTGGCGCAGGGCTGCGCCGATCCTGCGCGTCACGTGGCGGCGCCACAGGCGGCGCAGGGCGGCGCCCGGCGCCGGGTCGTCGTCGGCGTGCCAGGCGAGTTCGTTGCCGGGCGACGGGCGCGGGCCGGGGCGGGAGAGGGCGCGCAGGGCGGCCAGCGGGGCGTAGTTCTCGACCAGGAACGTGCGGCCGGGCAGGGGGTCGGGGGCCGGGGCGGGGCGGTGGGTGAGGTCGAGGTGCAGGGCGCGTACGACGTCCGTGTCCGTGCCGTCGGCGAAGAGGCGGAACTGGGCGCCGGGCCGCGGGTTGAAGTCGATGAGGTGGTAGTCGCCGGTCTCGGCGTCCCTGCGGAAGTCCAGGTCGAAGATCCCGCGGTACTCCAGGGCGGCCACGACCTGCGCGGCGGCGGACCGCAGCGCGGGGTTCTCGGCCCACTCACCGCTCACCGTCAGGCCGGCCGAGCGCGGCCAGGAGCGGTGCTTGCGGCCCGTGCCCCCGCCGCGTACGACACCGTCGCGGCCCGCGCAGCCGTGCACGAACCAGTCCGCGTCGCGGGCGCCGGGCACGAACGCCTGGAGGAGCAGGCGGCTGCCCGCCTCCGCGCGGCGCTCGAACAGGTCGGAGGCCTCGCGCGGGGACCGGATCACGGTGGTGCTGCGCAGGCCGGCGTCGCGGGGCAGCAGCCAGGGGCGGCTCCACTTCGCGACGACGGGGGACCCGAGGCGGTCGACGGCGCCCGCGGCCTCGGCGGCGGACTCCGGCGCCAGCGTCGTGGGGTGGGCGACGCCCGCCTGCGCGCAGACCTGCGCGAGGGTCGCCTTGTCGGCGACGCGCTCGGCGACGTTGCCCGCCGTGCGGGG
This window encodes:
- a CDS encoding Asp23/Gls24 family envelope stress response protein; this encodes MTERLASSAAVAEAVQEAVLGTRGVAFLRPGLADLLRAAAPRGRGATVSPRSSAVRVGRDKGGAGWHAEVYVVLRRGHRTLDVTRELRAAVTEAVDRLTGELSRVSVTVTGRV
- a CDS encoding ATP-binding protein, whose amino-acid sequence is MTTDSTQETCVLTRPRTPAAARDVVRALLRQGHNDASEMAVDDAVLVTSELVTNALRHGGGLRGFECRVRPGFIEIAVEDGSDVVPRSRPRTSLLMSGGHGWPSVCQLADDVSVTRLPEGGKCIVARVPLAA
- a CDS encoding rodlin, whose protein sequence is MIKKVMAAAAVTASVVGMSAAAAPTALAIGDDSSTETMSGNNAMQSFGNSATYGNMSPQMALIQGSLNKPCIGLPAKANIQNIVALVNVGIQDIPILSAPQNQQCTENSTQAKGDEPLSHVLDDLSLLAGNGAHNG
- a CDS encoding rodlin; the protein is MLKKAMATAAAAVAVSAGIAAPAMAIGNDSGTESMSGNGASQSFGNSATKGDMSPQLSLVQGSLNKPCIGLPAKLNIQNIVALVNVGVQDIPILSAPQNQQCTENSTQAKGDEPLSHLLDDLSLLAGNGEHNG
- a CDS encoding chaplin, which translates into the protein MALSMGAPAFADAGAEGAAVGSPGVISGNNIQVPVHVPVNVCGNTVDIIALLNPAFGNQCVND
- a CDS encoding chaplin, with product MRQALSKGMLSAAAATSILSLSGASAFAAGGANGQASGSPGFLSGNNVQAPVEVPVNVCGNSVNGAGAGNPAFGNSCGSSSHAHGHTHSGPGASRSVPSAPKAASHTTDGSARPTGSTGSSAVGDAARSPGVLAGNNAKAPADVPVNACGNTADVVAGLSPAMGNGCNAEAGAGTSSHHHGQHHPGRHQDPHRQPPSGVVPPAGHTPQGPGTHPRAMPPGHPGANGHSEASSFTAPGHAPHGDRAARPVHAASAHAAPAPGDMLAATGVDGTLLGAAGTSVALLLGGAILYRRGMPAPGR
- a CDS encoding FAD-dependent oxidoreductase — encoded protein: MHDLLIVGAGPYGLSVASHAAAAGLDVRIFGRPMASWRDHMPRGMFLKSEPWASDLSDPAGRFGLAAYCARENLPAEHGRPLPIEHFASYGLWFAEQASPPVDERLIASVRAAPDGYEARTEDGETHHARAVALAVGVLPFTEIPRAVRGLGTEHVSHSSHHADLAHFRGRDVTVLGAGQAALETAALLAEQGTRVRILARSPRVRWNTVPPAWQRPWWESLRAPHTGLGCGWRNKFYADTPGAFRLLPERTRARVAADALGPAGAWWVRDRVEPRVEVRVGHRIASADAVGGRVRVNTVAAGGGGLSFATDHVIAATGFRATTDRIGVLPPELRGGLRSLSDGTPYVSDRFETSRPGLFLAGLTTASSFGPAMRFVYGAAFTADRLVRGVERHVGRGRRTPRPVRSYEEHARRTVAGAR
- a CDS encoding ATP-grasp domain-containing protein codes for the protein MQPLDTRIPAVLLRIDRNPFHHGTLGAVRSLGRAGVEVHLVADDRRSPVQRSRHLHRMHAPPMPGASLAEVAAVLRRVSRRLSGPAVLIPLDDASALAVSALYDELTDCFLLPRTAGNVAERVADKATLAQVCAQAGVAHPTTLAPESAAEAAGAVDRLGSPVVAKWSRPWLLPRDAGLRSTTVIRSPREASDLFERRAEAGSRLLLQAFVPGARDADWFVHGCAGRDGVVRGGGTGRKHRSWPRSAGLTVSGEWAENPALRSAAAQVVAALEYRGIFDLDFRRDAETGDYHLIDFNPRPGAQFRLFADGTDTDVVRALHLDLTHRPAPAPDPLPGRTFLVENYAPLAALRALSRPGPRPSPGNELAWHADDDPAPGAALRRLWRRHVTRRIGAALRHRTHRILTSLSIRAREHAPAVLPGTPTRERAVTDA